From one Paenibacillus terrae HPL-003 genomic stretch:
- a CDS encoding ABC transporter ATP-binding protein has protein sequence MNILEANKIHKSYGNKLNMQEVLKGIDILIEEGEFVSIMGASGSGKTTLLNVLSSIDQVSQGSIKINNIEMTKMKEKQLAEFRKKHLGFIFQEYNLLDTLTVKENILLPLSITRTPKKEANRKFQEVATELGIYELKDKYPNEISGGQKQRTSAARAFIHEPSIIFADEPTGALDSKSASDLLNKLGQLNQKRKATIIMVTHDPVAASHCSRVIFIKDGQMYTQLHKGGQERQSFFQDIMKTQGILGGVQYEH, from the coding sequence GTGAATATTTTAGAAGCAAACAAAATTCATAAGAGCTACGGCAACAAATTAAATATGCAGGAGGTATTAAAGGGAATTGATATCCTTATTGAAGAGGGTGAATTTGTCAGTATTATGGGAGCCTCCGGTTCAGGTAAAACCACCCTGCTAAATGTTCTTTCCTCCATTGATCAGGTGAGCCAAGGGTCCATTAAAATCAATAACATCGAAATGACGAAAATGAAGGAAAAGCAGCTGGCTGAATTCCGCAAAAAGCATTTAGGCTTTATTTTTCAAGAGTATAACCTGCTGGATACGCTAACCGTGAAGGAAAACATTCTCCTCCCCTTATCCATCACCAGAACGCCTAAAAAAGAAGCCAACCGAAAATTTCAGGAAGTGGCTACAGAACTGGGGATTTATGAGCTAAAAGATAAGTATCCCAACGAAATTTCGGGCGGACAGAAACAGCGTACATCTGCGGCTAGAGCCTTTATTCATGAGCCTAGTATTATATTTGCCGATGAACCCACGGGCGCGCTGGATTCCAAATCGGCTTCGGATTTATTAAACAAGCTGGGCCAGTTAAACCAGAAGCGCAAGGCAACCATTATTATGGTCACGCATGATCCTGTCGCGGCCAGCCATTGCAGCCGGGTCATTTTTATTAAGGATGGACAAATGTATACGCAGCTTCATAAAGGCGGGCAGGAAAGACAAAGCTTCTTTCAGGATATCATGAAAACCCAAGGGATTTTAGGTGGGGTCCAATATGAACATTAA
- a CDS encoding sensor histidine kinase encodes MIKKYLMERLSWILLFVCQQLLILFIAYVDAAIPLMPILYIVFLSMMVFFVFLIIRYPKETKFYRTLKEWESPLELTGMGEPDSPFEQIIEQKITDQTERLQQIISQNQLTLEHEKDELLSWIHEVKTPLTAMHLMIERLDDKSLKAQLTYEWLRIHLLLDQQLHQKRISFIENDLYVEQVDLKSLIFKEIKDLQAWCIQKGIGFDIQLEQMEVLSDAKWLAFIIRQLLTNAIKYSNASDIIIHTYEQNDRIQLEVKDFGRGIDPKDIPRIFEKGFTSTTQHSDHTSTGMGLYLTKKAAMSLLIHIDVHSKPGAGTTFTLIFPKRNDFVSMMSM; translated from the coding sequence ATGATTAAAAAATACCTTATGGAAAGACTGAGCTGGATTCTGCTATTTGTATGCCAGCAATTGCTTATCCTTTTCATCGCTTATGTGGACGCGGCAATCCCGTTGATGCCGATCCTATATATTGTCTTCTTATCTATGATGGTTTTCTTCGTTTTTTTAATCATTCGCTATCCCAAGGAAACCAAATTCTATAGAACACTGAAAGAATGGGAAAGCCCGCTCGAATTAACAGGAATGGGCGAACCAGATAGTCCATTTGAGCAAATCATTGAACAAAAAATCACCGACCAGACCGAACGCTTACAACAGATCATCTCGCAAAATCAATTGACACTTGAACACGAAAAAGACGAACTATTATCCTGGATTCATGAGGTAAAAACACCTTTGACCGCCATGCATTTGATGATTGAGCGATTGGACGACAAATCCCTTAAGGCTCAGCTTACTTATGAATGGCTACGCATTCACTTACTACTTGACCAGCAGCTCCACCAAAAACGCATATCTTTTATTGAAAATGATTTGTATGTAGAGCAAGTGGATCTGAAATCTCTAATTTTTAAAGAGATCAAAGACTTGCAAGCCTGGTGCATTCAAAAAGGGATCGGTTTTGACATTCAGCTTGAGCAAATGGAAGTGCTGAGTGATGCCAAATGGCTTGCTTTTATCATCAGACAGCTCTTAACCAATGCCATCAAATATAGCAATGCCAGTGATATTATCATTCACACCTATGAGCAAAATGACCGAATACAGCTTGAGGTTAAAGACTTTGGTCGCGGCATTGATCCGAAGGATATACCTCGTATTTTCGAGAAAGGCTTTACATCCACGACACAACATTCGGACCATACTTCAACAGGCATGGGGTTATATTTAACGAAAAAGGCAGCAATGTCCCTGCTCATACATATTGATGTCCACTCCAAACCGGGCGCTGGTACAACTTTCACTTTAATTTTCCCCAAACGAAACGATTTCGTGAGTATGATGAGCATGTGA
- a CDS encoding FtsX-like permease family protein has translation MNINQLILKNLKKNLKNYYLYVFALIFSVALYFAFVTLQYDPSMDEVKGSVKGAASIRAASVLLVVIVCIFLLYANNIFIKRRSKEIGLFQLIGMTKNKIFRLLSAENLILYFSSLFIGIIVGFSFSKLVIMILFKTTGIDAIATLYFSNQALVQTLIVFCMIYLLIMIMNYSFIKRQSILSLFRVTSTTEGKIKKISIYEMIIGIIGISLIAIGYYVSSKLFGGDFTSMNELFMAMVFILGSVIIGTLLFYKGSIRFISNIIRKSKGGYLNINEVLSLSSIMFRMKSNALLLTIITTVSALAIGLLSLSYIAYYSADKAAENNVPTHFAMTNVPEAEKFKKILLEHDIKYREKKIEVIQVSVNTAQIMDTPLEGLNISGNSMTLPVISDQSVEGTDVSPDQTILTGYNDLLQKFMSLKNAGPLDLKGNKEVIHQQYLGLKREYVIPYYFTAGGLPTAIVDETVFERLKKDINPEIQKKSSLYIGIDMINEEQIKEADRLFKAANFNKQQTSRLEMSSTQKKNMGIIMFIVGFLGLTFLITSGCILYFKQMDESEDEKANYTVLRKLGFTRDDLLRGIKIKQIFNFGIPLVIGLSHSYFAVQSGWFLFGTEIWMPMIIVMVLYTALYSIFGILSILYYKKVITSAL, from the coding sequence ATGAACATTAATCAACTCATCTTGAAAAATTTGAAAAAAAATTTGAAAAATTATTACCTGTATGTCTTTGCTTTAATTTTCAGTGTTGCGCTCTATTTCGCTTTTGTCACATTACAATACGATCCCTCCATGGATGAAGTGAAGGGCTCTGTTAAGGGTGCGGCTTCCATACGTGCAGCATCCGTCCTACTGGTCGTCATTGTGTGCATTTTCCTTTTATATGCTAATAATATTTTCATCAAAAGACGCAGCAAAGAAATTGGTTTATTTCAATTAATCGGCATGACCAAAAACAAAATCTTTCGCCTCCTGAGTGCTGAAAACTTAATTTTATACTTCAGCTCCTTATTCATTGGAATTATAGTTGGATTTTCCTTTTCCAAGTTAGTGATTATGATTTTATTTAAGACGACGGGCATCGATGCGATTGCCACTCTGTATTTCTCCAACCAGGCACTTGTTCAAACACTTATTGTATTTTGTATGATCTACCTGTTGATCATGATCATGAATTATTCTTTTATCAAAAGACAGAGTATTTTGTCTTTGTTCAGAGTCACCTCAACAACGGAAGGAAAAATTAAGAAAATATCCATTTACGAAATGATCATCGGGATCATTGGAATATCACTCATTGCAATAGGATATTATGTTTCTTCCAAATTATTTGGTGGAGACTTTACATCCATGAATGAATTATTTATGGCTATGGTTTTTATTTTAGGCTCTGTCATCATTGGGACACTTCTTTTTTATAAAGGGTCCATCCGCTTTATTTCAAATATCATTAGAAAAAGTAAAGGCGGCTATCTAAACATCAATGAGGTGCTGTCTCTCTCATCCATTATGTTCCGCATGAAGTCCAATGCTTTGCTATTGACCATTATTACGACGGTATCGGCACTTGCCATCGGTTTGCTCTCTTTAAGCTATATCGCCTATTATTCTGCGGATAAAGCAGCTGAAAACAATGTGCCTACCCATTTTGCAATGACGAATGTACCGGAGGCGGAGAAATTCAAAAAGATACTGCTTGAGCATGATATCAAGTATCGTGAAAAGAAAATTGAAGTCATTCAAGTCAGTGTGAACACCGCGCAAATCATGGATACTCCTTTGGAAGGATTAAATATCAGCGGGAATTCCATGACGCTGCCTGTCATAAGTGATCAATCCGTGGAGGGGACGGATGTATCTCCAGACCAAACGATTTTAACGGGCTATAACGATCTGCTGCAAAAATTCATGTCCTTGAAAAACGCTGGTCCATTAGATTTAAAGGGGAATAAAGAAGTCATCCACCAACAGTATTTGGGGCTAAAAAGGGAGTATGTGATTCCCTACTATTTTACAGCTGGGGGACTTCCTACGGCGATTGTAGACGAAACTGTATTTGAGCGGTTAAAGAAGGACATCAATCCTGAAATTCAAAAGAAATCATCCTTATATATCGGAATTGATATGATTAACGAAGAACAGATCAAAGAAGCCGATCGCCTCTTTAAAGCCGCCAACTTTAATAAGCAGCAAACATCACGCCTTGAAATGAGCAGTACCCAGAAAAAAAATATGGGCATCATCATGTTTATTGTCGGCTTTTTAGGACTGACCTTTCTCATTACATCAGGCTGTATCCTTTACTTTAAGCAAATGGATGAAAGCGAAGACGAAAAAGCCAATTATACCGTGCTAAGAAAGCTGGGGTTCACACGGGATGATCTGCTTAGAGGCATTAAAATAAAACAAATCTTTAACTTCGGCATTCCTTTAGTGATTGGCCTATCACACAGCTATTTCGCCGTCCAATCAGGCTGGTTCTTGTTTGGAACAGAAATTTGGATGCCTATGATCATCGTTATGGTGTTATACACCGCCTTATACTCCATTTTCGGGATACTATCTATTCTGTATTATAAAAAAGTCATTACATCAGCTTTATAA